From the genome of Lutzomyia longipalpis isolate SR_M1_2022 chromosome 2, ASM2433408v1, one region includes:
- the LOC129789261 gene encoding putative gustatory receptor 28b, with protein MDFLAFSGSFFKQFRIFGVHPINRIIGGGGKNTPESFRDVARDKWSTVLVVILLTIYWFGIVMSFFMDHKGNDKISAISNIIQLILNAVALTTILTNGLLKFRTFDNILQEFALIDENLRGVGRAIKYHRSLILSRSILLTFIGYLILSIVFDCYVTVIRYEMTPIWYWIVATLPSVVYSMCLLQAMFIITWISTRCHLVNSILRHDARARYLKSLPTVLSITGSIKSNMQKSVDLITKIYTIMSEICQLSRTVDVFMGPPFLTIITAIFAVTSIQVYYIYVTAITMDTAPDTSGFSIWSLLVSLNIVLMNVFLVISLTTICERVNSETVEILQNFSDLQINKEVPAELSIWLHPMISHMRFTAFGFFSIDYTMLCGFMTAIITYLVIFIQFYSLDPIHGDVNVLRANVKPPMPTKVF; from the exons ATGGACTTTCTTGCCTTCTCTGGGAGCTTTTTCAAGCAATTTCGCATTTTTGGAGTGCATCCCATCAATAGGATCATTGGTGGTGGTGGGAAGAATACTCCTGAATCCTTTAGGGATGTAGCAAGGGATAAATGGAGTACAGTATTGGTGGTTATCTTGCTGACGATCTACTGGTTTGGCATTGTAATGTCCTTTTTCATGGATCACAAAGGAAACGACAAGATTTCAGCCATTTCCAATATCATCCAACTCATCCTCAATGCTGTTGCCCTCACAACGATCCTCACCAATGGACTACTCAAATTTCGCACCTTTGATAACATTCTACAGGAATTTGCATTGATTGATGAGAATCTCAGAGGTGTGGGAAGAGCCATAAAGTACCATCGCTCATTGATCCTCTCACGAAGCATTCTTTTGACGTTCATCGGCTATTTGATCCTCTCAATTGTCTTTGATTGCTACGTTACGGTGATACGGTACGAAATGACTCCAATTTGGTACTGGATTGTCGCTACTCTACCTTCAGTTGTCTACTCTATGTGCCTCCTGCAAGCCATGTTCATCATCACGTGGATCTCTACACGATGCCATCTCGTCAATTCCATCCTCCGTCATGATGCGAGAGCGCGCTACCTTAAATCCCTCCCAACTGTGCTCTCCATTACGGGCTCCATAAAGAGTAACATGCAGAAGTCTGTGGATCTCATCACCAAAATCTACACCATCATGAGCGAAATTTGCCAACTCTCACGCACTGTGGATGTCTTCATGGGACCACCATTCCTCACCATTATCACAGCTATTTTTGCCGTCACCTCCATCCAGGTTTACTACATCTACGTCACAGCAATTACAATGGATACTGCTCCAGACACTTCGGGATTTTCCATTTGGAGTCTTCTTGTGTCCCTAAACATTGTCCTCATGAATGTATTTCTCGTGATTAGCCTTACAACCATCTGTGAACGCGTTAACTCGGAAACAGTTGAGATTCTACAAAATTTCTCCGATCTTCAAATCAACAAAGAAGTT CCCGCTGAATTGAGTATCTGGCTCCATCCTATGATCTCCCACATGAGATTCACTGCCTTTGGATTCTTCTCCATCGACTACACCATGCTTTGTGGG TTTATGACGGCAATCATTACATACCTCGTAATCTTCATCCAATTCTACTCACTTGATCCCATCCATGGAGATGTGAATGTCCTTCGTGCCAATGTTAAACCTCCTATGCCGACTAAAGTCTTTTAA